The Arachis ipaensis cultivar K30076 chromosome B03, Araip1.1, whole genome shotgun sequence region ctctattttcacaacTTCTTAATTCAATACCAATAGTCCAAGTTTCAAAACCTTGCCAAAACAAGCCAAGCCATATATCAACGCTCCTCCTTCACTCCATAATATACCAATTATACAATCTCATAAGATTCAATCCAGTAATCCACATTCATACAATTCTAAACATAATTATCAATACatcattatcaatcatcaaaatcatcatgtTACCCACATCAACCATATCAACTCAATATTCGACTTAATACATATTGTGTTAATCAAAACCACTAAATTTGCCCCAACACATAGTTCTTCTTATCCTATGGTCGTTTAACCCATGTTTTcacgaaacattatatattatctatgagaaaccaaaatcataccttggccgatttctcccaAATGCCCAGAACGCAACAAACACCACCGTTTTGCCAACGCTCGAAACACCAAAAATACACCCAACAGCAACTCGGCCTCTATGGTCCAAAATCAAGCTTCCAACACCACCAATTTggtttcaaatatatatatatatatacaatctaATTCCATACCAATATTACTAAAATCAATATAGGGTTTACTAATTTAACAATTCCACAAAGGTTAGTAGTTTCTTACCTTACCAACGAGAGTTCGGGACAAGACCCGTCAAGCACATAAAGCCAATTCGATCCTAAACACCGAAATTCAACAAAATTTCAACACAAAAGGcttaagattttcgaaaatgaaGGGGGAGTGGCTAGAAAAGAAATCGAGGCTTACCTTCCAAATTGTTAGGTGGAACAATTTGTAGAACTTGACGCGGTGGATGTGTGGCCGCAAAccgtgcggcgatcggagctccagaTTGGAAGTTATATGGATTTGAATGAGAGATTAAGGTAATGGAGTTTTCTTCCTTCTCCTCATGCAATCAGCAACGTGTTTCATTGTTTTGAGGAAGGAGAAGAGCTGATGCTCTTCATATATGGGGGGTTGGGTTGGGCCAGTTGggccaaaacttttaaaattagtgtcaaaatttatattttaattatttttactccATTAAACTATAAcacttaattttttaatttttttacatataaattaatttattggtCAATTAGTTACTAATTACCTAGGGTTTACACCGATGCTCAAGTCATTAGAAGAATCTCCGATGAGGTAATGGGTTTAGAGTGTGTAGGATATTGAGTTGAACTTGGGGGCTCGTTGCTCCCCTTTATATATAGCGCCTAACTTAGTGAAGGGGTTAGATTTGATTTCAATAACCATTTTTATATCTTCTCAAGTTTATCAGATAAGTTTAGATATTTGAATATGATTGCCAATTGGGATATTCGCTAGTCAGGGTTGTGCTTCAATGTGGCTTCTTAACCCATGTCGTGCacgttctcctcctcctccttcttcttcatctttttctttcgtTATCGTCGTCGTCACTACCACCACcacacctcctcctcctcctccttcttttctcatttgaatttctttttcaCCTTCCTTTTCATTGCGTATTTTTTTCTCATCGTCGTTATTTTATTGCTACTGTTGTAGCtgcattttttgttttttctcctcctcttcctaatgattttgcagcattatgtattttttcttcttctttatttgattttttcttgtttttattcttattaagagaataaaataagaagaattatgagaaggtaaaacaagaagaagaagatgaataagaaaaaaaagaagatgatgataataacgaagaagaagaaggaggagaaagaaGAATTTGCATGTGCATCATCATTATTAAGTAATTTGGTGCATTCCAGATTTAAACAAAGTGCATTTTGAGTTTAATTTCGGTACATTCTGGTCTGAACTTGTTTTAAACTGAGTTTATTTGTATATTGTCATCATTAAGGAATTTCGGTGGATTctagatttaaataaggtgcacacaattcaaaaatcttatttttcctCATTCTCATCTTCtacttcatcttcttttttttctcatcttttttcttcatcttctccttcttattttaatttctcataattattcttgttttacttttttgagaggaataaaactaagaaaaagagaagaataaaTTTTGGTCCATTTCTAGTAAGAATTCATACCAATAAGTGTAAACTGATTATATTCATTCAATTAAATAAGATTGCAATACAGTATAAACATGCTCATTCAAGTCTAATATGAGAAGCAATGCTACTAAAAAAAGAAGTaagagcaaaagaaaaagaacaaaagagagaaggaagaataaaaagaagaaaaaaatgcaacattaaagaagatatttttgtatttttgtagcaaaatttcggTATAAAAACTAGGATATTTATGTGTTATTGTTGAGAAAAATTTCGATATTATCTTTCTGATAAATTttacacaattcaaaactctttttcctcctcctcatcttgtgcttcattttcttcttatttttcatctttttttcttcatcttttccttcttgtttCATATTCTTAtacttcttcttgttttactctcttgaaagaaataaaaccaaaaaaaagagaagaaaaagtcaAAAGAAAGAATAAGTAACTGCaataatatgaaaaagaagaaaacaagaaacaaaaacaaaacgaAGCCACATATAGCAGCACCAATAGAAAAAAGAGGAGGAGACGCACGAAGATAGGAACCGTTTTTCATATTCTTTGAGCGCGGCATGCAAAACATCAGTGAAGTGGGAATTTTATTTGCGTTAGTGAAGTGCGCGTGAGTACACGCTGCGTGTAATAAAAGTAGTTTTTGTTGAGTTTGAGGTAATTTGATTAGACTTGGTTGTCAAAAAGATTTAGATgtataatgaaattaaaaagtaTATTAGTTTTCGTTGAAGATGTTATCCACAGAGAATACGATAATGTTAACACTGATTTAGtgttttattaataaattaaaatcaaatttaaatgaGACAATTAAGTTGTAATATTTTACAAAATGTGAGAAATCATGTTTAATTTTAATGGAGCGAAACAAATTTacatttgaatttattaatacgaTAGTGAGAAACCTTTACTAAGTGAATACACACACATTTAAACAAACTAATCATCAACAATTTCATTGAATGAcacttaattttaaattttgcatATTTGAAATACGAATGCTAATGTTCTTTAGATGAAGTATAAAATACAACGCTCATTAAAAAATGGCATGCTATTGTTAATAAATAAAGTTGCATATTATAGATTTTAACCCTATATAtgatggttctgaaaaccggattGGACCGACCAATTTGACTGGGTTAATCGAAAATCGGTCATTTGGTCGGTCCGGTTGATGTCACAAATCGGCCTACAAGAAATCGGTGGAAAAATCGGACGAACCGGTGGCTAACCGGTAAACCATAGGAACCGGTCGGATTTTTGAGCCTCCCAGTTCActactttatatatataaaaaaaacagaGGCTCTCTTCTCAGTTCTCAGATCTTagttctcttttctctctccaaaCACAAAACCCTATCGCAGCCACCTTCAAGCTCCAGAACGCGTGCCAGCCCCCGCCACTGTCGCCACCGACAATGACAACCCTCTCGAAGGTCTGCTCGGCCCTCTCGAAGGTCAAGCCAGTCATCATCGTCGGCCCTGAGTTGcagattttttgtttttgttaagttTGGTTCGCTTATGGTTCTCACCAGCGTGCTTCAACTCCGTCGTGGACTTCTCTCATCGTCGTCGCTCACGCACGTTCACTTCTCATCGGCGTTTTTCTGCTTCGTCTctgttctctctctctttctcgtaGCTCAGTCACTGTTACCGTTGGTAAGCGTCCATCCCTCCATTGCTTGTTCAGTTTCATTTTTGGGGGTTAATTGCTATTTTTGTGGATTTAATTATGTcgattgttgatttttttttgggTTATTTAGTTGTTTTCTGAGTTAATTTTCTTCGTTGTTCATTGTTAACACGGCTAGATTATTGTTTTGTTTTGATTTCTGGGTTAACTCTTGTTGATTATTGGTaattttctgagttatttttatgctattttttctAATTCTGATTTAATTTACTAGTTATTGGCTTGTTGCTGAGTGAAATTAGTTAAACTTAAAATCTTGGTTTGTTATATTGATTCTGATTTTTGAGTTGTTGGTTGCTGATTTTTTCTAATTCTTCTAATTATGAGTTGTTGATGGTACTTTGTTGGGAATAAATGTGTCATTATACAATTGAGATACTTGTGCTCTTCAACTAGTTCTAGCTTTGATTTGATGCTGAAAGAAGAGTTTTCAGTTGAAATCCCGGATAAGAAAACTGATAAGCTTGCTTGCCGTGTCAATGTTGCGAAATACATAGCCTAAAACTTCACTCTATTATTCTTTTGTTGATTTATGCTCTTTTGGTTGTGCTGGAATTACAAAAAGGATGTTGCTGgttaacatttttattttgttaattatatgaattgATGGCTTGATGCAGAGTTttgcttttcaattttttttattttgttaattatatgaattaatCATGCTGTAATTCTGAATTTGATATAAGTTCAATTTTAGAActttagattttgaattttgttatATTGAGTTTTGTCATATAAGTTTAATTGTGTTATATTAAATTTTACTGAATATAATTCTGGATttttgaatgttgtatgaattgataTAATCTTCTGGATTTTGGATTGCTGTCATTCTTAATTGTTGTATGTAATTTGTAATTTGGATTTTTAGATTTTGGATTCCGATCCACTTATTAAGCCATGGCAAATCCCTCACCCGGTTCAATCAACGATGGCATTTGCAGACATATTCCTGGGTTGAActgcatattttttcttttgttaatctcCTTATATGTTGTATTGTGTTGTGTTCTTTCTTACTAGCATAAAGTCACTCTTGTTATATGGTGGAAATGTCTAGAATGAGGTAATTGTTAAGAATGTAGTTTagaggattttttttttatttttattggtacTATTTACATCTAAATAATAGAAGAACTTTGTATTAATTACTATGAATAAATTTTCTCTATTAGTATTTTTATCGACCATGatttagaaattattaaatttaaatatttaaaattgtatattaaattttaataattttatttaatatttaattaaaccggttgaaccccggttgaaTCCCGGTCGAACCAATGAACCAGTAAACTAGTCACTTCACCGGTTCATTGACCGATCCGGTTCTCACAACCTcgatatatatataatttgattaacagttattcttttaaatttcaaccattttataaaaaatgataacataaaaaaatattatttgtatacttaataaaaaatacattACTTCTTACTTAATAATTGAACAATATTTAAGAATGAGGCTATTTTTTTTGTGAACAACCTaatgaaaaaaacaaaagagtagaaaagaaaaagaaaagaaatcataacagcaagagaggacaaaccaccTCTGGCGGCTGGTGCCAAAGGTGAACCTCATCAGCTCCGCTACCTCCAGATCCTATCTTTGCCAACCGATCTGCCACGACATTAGCTTCTCTCGGGATAAGCTCAAAATGAATATCCCAATTCGTTCTTAACTTCAACTCAAAGATTAGTTGTATCACTTCTTTTTCAAGATGGCAGAGTGGAACTTGCCAACCAGTCACTAGCTCAAAAGCTGCTGCGCAATCTATCTCATAGACAACAAGCTTAAGACCCGCCTCCCAAGCCCAAGCCAAACCTTTCCATATACTCCACAACTCCATCTTGATGACATTAGATCCAAAAGAGTTTCCTGAGCATCCCATTACCCATTGACTGGAGCTATCGCGAATTACCCACCCAAAACCAGCACAATCATCACCCAAGTTCACACTCCCATCACAATTTAACTTCCAAGCACCAGGTTCTGGCGGAGACCAAGACAGAGATTTTAATCCCTGGATGCAACACACTCGATTCTGAGTTGTATATTCAAAATCCACCATCCATCTGCAAGCCTTGTATGCAATTGACCCAGGAGATCCAAAAACTCCCTGAAAATTACCAATATTTCTGTCTTGCCAAATTGACCATATTATAGCTACAAATTTGGAACAACCTTCATTGAGGAGGTCATGCTTGAACCAATCATACATCTCGTGAGAGCCAAAGAAACACACATTAGAAAAATCCAGAGAAACCCAAACTGATCGCACCACTTCACAATCCCGAAAATAATGCAGAATTGTCTCCGAAAGTTAATTGCAACGTGTACATAAGGATGAAGAGGAGAGATGTCGCCGAAAATGTAGATATTGAGTTGGTACAGCATCATGTAGGCAAAGCCACACTAGGAGCCTCAACTTTTCAGGGACCCGCGCCTTCCAAAGCAAAAGCCAATTGATATTCCTAtcccaattcaacttattctgaatTAACCATAAATATCCTTGTTTAGTAGAGTAAAGAGTATGCTCCCAACTCCAACCCCAATCACGACCAGAAGCCGAAATATGTACTAAACTAAGAATATCTTTCCTTAAGTCCCTAGGAATAAAAGAGTAAATCCTCTCCAAATTCCAAACTCCATCACGGTAAACATCTTCAATGGTCAAAGCAGCCTCACAGATATCAAAAAATTCAACCCTCGCTCCTACTGGCCCAGAGTGCAACCAAGAGTCAAACCAGAAATTCTTATAAAGAGCTCCCACTTCCCAAACAAACCCTTCCTTTAATACGGAAGCTGTGTGCACAATAGGCTTCCATATATATGATGAAGAACCCATTGCTTTAATTGCAAATAGGTTTCTATTCTGGAGGTATTTCTGAAGCATAATCTTGACCCACAGTTTCTCTTGATTCATCAAAATTTGCCAAACTAGCTTTCCTAATAAAGAAAAATTGACCAACTGCGACTCCCGCAAAGCAAGACCTCTAAACTTTTTTGGAGTCGTTAAAACTCTCCAAGATGCTAAATGAAGACCACGGTGATTATGACTACCACACTAAATGAAACTTCTAGTAAACTTATCAATTTTAGAGCACACACCTGATGGAAAAAGGCTTACTTGCATCCTATAAATAGGTATAGAAGATAAAACTGATTTAGCAAGGCAAATCCGACCAGCTT contains the following coding sequences:
- the LOC107633116 gene encoding uncharacterized protein LOC107633116, whose product is MSRAEATCVTTGGEIRAVAAVYAAEIALPPLEFLVATVLVSLPYFWFLLVLPIQYYSETVSETVVFNEVAVISYVVATGEAVVVAGTITGAFAEVEFGLFMPLVAVSAFEREFLMQVERQLVERLETVLTSKELSFGLGAPDNIIVAQEVLHFMKKTKSKKGVLTFKIDLEKAYDRVSWEFLEQSLLMFGFSGTIVSVIMKCVKSSSLSLMWNSNRLDGFQPKRGLRQGDPMSPYLFVIYMERLSCLIARQVEVGRWKPMTVSRGGPIISHLLFANDLILFYKAKKSQVLHVLDTMATFCRASGMKVNFEKSRAICSINVSRQHKDLFTGISSIRFANSLGKYLGVPLKHGRVTKADFNDVVDKLTNRLASWKGRFLNKAGRICLAKSVLSSIPIYRMQVSLFPSGKLVWQILMNQEKLWVKIMLQKYLQNRNLFAIKAMGSSSYIWKPIVHTASVLKEGFVWEVGALYKNFWFDSWLHSGPVGARVEFFDICEAALTIEDVYRDGVWNLERIYSFIPRDLRKDILSLVHISASGRDWVVRSVWVSLDFSNVCFFGSHEMYDWFKHDLLNEGCSKFVAIIWSIWQDRNIGNFQGVFGSPGSIAYKACRWMVDFEYTTQNRVCCIQGLKSLSWSPPEPGAWKLNCDGSVNLGDDCAGFGWVIRDSSSQWVMGCSGNSFGSNVIKMELWSIWKGLAWAWEAGLKLVVYEIDCAAAFELVTGWQVPLCHLEKEVIQLIFELKLRTNWDIHFELIPREANVVADRLAKIGSGGSGADEVHLWHQPPEVVCPLLLL